One window from the genome of Oryctolagus cuniculus chromosome 1, mOryCun1.1, whole genome shotgun sequence encodes:
- the LOC100355511 gene encoding NUT family member 2G: protein MIPHPGTSTSLVMLLPFPQPTHGPAPQPPWGQPPPPLLNVAFPPGSCLVLPAAIPRMPAVAGDGGCGPNGAGNVHLLLQLRTGGQPVEPLHSQTLVYNQTRISLNAPEGFCGAGQNPAPIAVPGSSLQATVPAPTMAGTQASQGGWPLGLPPPTPPPAAQLAPMIFPVNNGPPPQGADREHILPTPKAQASPDNPCNSTSVYENFRRWQHFKALARRLLPQSPDTEALSCFLIPVLRTLAQRRPTMPLEEGLRFALREWQHKSNFDRMIFYEMAEKFMEFEEEEEMQMQKLEWMKGKPCQPPLVSPALLPQGPPAPVAVQQPGCAPRKASSKALPACPVPPRYQGPQEKTPKEIPPEAVKEYMEIMDTLLGPTPLSLEPPDGHPEEDTDEGFLENEGSCPDPEMLSYIEHLCSQVDFVTKAEAIIHPRFLEELLSPDPQLDLTALSKELEKEEGLTADQVMAKHCSLKEDGAVGATPSHGVPQLNPSNSESGPQQSAQSDNQGPRLGARAECFSGSMSSQDLQRHAVPDTPLCRPEVNAVFSGHRECPSLGATKDARSFRGGPSVGGPHTPLDNSSENEEELPSLSFLLASQHHLLPLGFARSEASAEDLPCLGAGNPCRAPKPLSTHGRDPRGPLPHAAKSRKQALQGGQGPAKKKPCPVPQLRASAGQAQALGSVGNSQAQKRKHDHLVTRRRKKHHSAH, encoded by the exons ATGATCCCGCACCCAGGCACCTCCACGTCTCTCGTCATGCTGCTGCCCTTTCCCCAACCAACTcacggccctgcaccccagccaccctgggggcagcccccTCCGCCCCTCCTGAATGTGGCATTCCCTCCAGGCAGCTGCCTTGTACTGCCTGCTGCCATCCCCAGGATGCCCGCGGTGGCTGGAGATGGTGGCTGCGGCCCCAATGGGGCTGGGAACGTCCACCTATTACTCCAGTTGAGGACAGGAGGGCAGCCAGTGGAGCCTCTCCACTCTCAGACCTTGGTCTACAACCAAACCCGTATCAGCCTGAATGCCCCAGAGGGGTTCTGTGGGGCAGGGCAGAACCCTGCTCCCATAGCAGTGCCTGGGTCTTCCCTGCAGGCAACAGTGCCTGCACCTACCATGGCGGGAACCCAGGCCAGTCaggggggctggcctctgggacTCCCTCCTCCAACTCCACCACCAGCTGCCCAGCTGGCCCCAATGATCTTCCCAGTTAACAACGGGCCACCACCACAAGGGGCAGACAGGGAGCACATCCTGCCTACTCCCAAGGCACAAGCCTCACCAGACAACCCATGCAACTCTACCAGCGTCTACGAGAACTTCCGGCGCTGGCAGCACTTCAAGGCCCTGGCCCGGAGGCTCCTGCCCCAGAGCCCTGACACAGAAGCTCTGTCCTGCTTCCTCAT CCCCGTGCTGCGGACCCTGGCCCAGCGGAGGCCCACCATGCCGCTGGAGGAGGGCCTGCGGTTTGCCTTGCGCGAATGGCAGCACAAGAGCAACTTTGACCGCATGATCTTCTACGAGATGGCAGAAAA GTTCATGGAgtttgaggaagaggaggagatgcAGATGCAGAAGCTGGAGTGGATGAAGGGGAAACCTTGCCAGCCCCCACTGGTCTCACCAGCACTGCTTCCTcaagggcccccagcccctgtggctgtCCAGCAGCCAG GGTGTGCCCCCAGGAAGGCCAGCTCCaaggccctgcctgcctgtccagTGCCACCCAGATACCAGGGGCCTCAGGAAAAGACACCCAAGGAGATCCCACCAGAGGCCGTGAAGGAGTACATGGAAATCATGGACACGTTGCTGGGGCCAACACCCTTGTCCTTGGAGCCTCCCGATGGCCACCCAGAAGAGGACACAGATGAAGGTTTCCTGGAGAATGAGGGGTCATGCCCGGACCCGGAAATGCTGTCCTACATTGAACATCTATGCTCCCAGGTGGATTTTGTCACCAAG GCGGAGGCCATCATTCACCCCAGATTCCTTGAAGAACTGCTTTCCCCAGATCCACAGCTGGATCTCACGGCCCTGTCCAAGGagctggagaaggaggaagggctgACTGCTGACCAG GTGATGGCGAAGCACTGCTCCTTGAAAGAGGATGGGGCTGTGGGGGCAACCCCCAGTCATGGTGTGCCCCAACTGAACCCCAGCAATTCTGAATCTGGACCCCAACAAAGTGCGCAGAGTGACAACCAGGGCCCCCGccttggggccagagctgagtgCTTCTCCGGGTCGATGTCTTCCCAAGACCTGCAGAGACATGCTGTTCCAGACACCCCCCTGTGCAGGCCTGAGGTTAATGCTGTCTTTAGTGGACATCGGGAGTGTCCCTCACTGGGGGCCACCAAAGATGCCAGGAGTTTCAGAGGAGGACCCTCTGTTGGGGGCCCGCACACACCATTGGACAACTCCAGTGAGAACGAGGAGGAACTTCCcagtctctccttcctcctggcctcccagcaccacctgctgcccttgGGCTTTGCACGGAGCGAGGCCTCTGCTGAAGACCTGCCCTGCCTTGGAGCTGGGAATCCTTGCAGAGCACCAAAACCCCTGTCTACCCACGGAAGGGATCCTAGGGGACCCCTCCCACATGCTGCAAAGTCCAGGAAGCAAGCTCtgcagggaggccagggccctGCAAAAAAGAAGCCCTGCCCAGTGCCTCAGCTCAGGGCTTCTGCAGGGCAGGCCCAGGCTCTGGGCTCTGTGGGAAACTCCCAGGCTCAGAAGAGGAAACATGACCACTTGGtcaccaggaggaggaagaagcaccaTTCAGCCCACTAG